TCAGGAACTGGTGGAAATGGGCGTGGAAAATATTATTACCTTTGACGCTCATGATCCCCGTGTTCAGAACGCCATCCCTCTTCACGGATTCGAAACTGTGCAGCCCGCATATCAGTTTATCAAAGGCCTCCTCCGCAATGAACCGGATATCAGGATCGACAGCGACCACCTGATGGTGATCAGCCCTGATGAAGGCGGTATGAGCCGTGCCATCTATATCGCAAACAACCTTGGCGTTGATATGGGTATGTTTTATAAGCGCAGAGATTATTCCACCATCATCAATGGAAAAAATCCCATTGTCGCACATGAATTTCTTGGGGCTGATGTCGAAGGGAAAGATATGATCATCATCGACGATATGATTTCTTCCGGAGACAGCATGATCGAAGTTGCTCAGCTTTTGAAGGAGCGCAAAGCCGCAAAAATTTTCATGTGTTCTACTTTCGGTCTGTTCACAAATGGTCTGGAAAAGTTTGACCGTGCGTTCGAAGCCGGTCTGTTTGACCGCATGCTGACTACCAACCTTGTTTATCAGGACCCAGAACTGCTTCATCGGCCATATTACATCAATTGTGATCTGAGTAAATACATCGCCTTTATCATAGACCATCTGAACCATGATGTATCGATCAGTAGCCTTCTAGACCCAGCGGAACGCATTCAGAAGGTTCTGAAGAAATATCGAAACCACGAAACATTTTAAAATACCGATACAGAATCTGTTAAAAAA
The Ruminococcus gauvreauii genome window above contains:
- a CDS encoding ribose-phosphate pyrophosphokinase: MEESNVKQLETLPVGRLGIIALNSFTETGKKVDNFLVQWRKERKHEYKSSIAFEGYERDTYLIDSIVPRFGSGEAKGIIRESVRGDDLYILVDVCNHSLTYKLCGYENRMSPDDHFQDLKRIIAAVGGKARRVNVIMPFLYESRQHKRSGRESLDCANALQELVEMGVENIITFDAHDPRVQNAIPLHGFETVQPAYQFIKGLLRNEPDIRIDSDHLMVISPDEGGMSRAIYIANNLGVDMGMFYKRRDYSTIINGKNPIVAHEFLGADVEGKDMIIIDDMISSGDSMIEVAQLLKERKAAKIFMCSTFGLFTNGLEKFDRAFEAGLFDRMLTTNLVYQDPELLHRPYYINCDLSKYIAFIIDHLNHDVSISSLLDPAERIQKVLKKYRNHETF